A DNA window from Thermodesulfobacteriota bacterium contains the following coding sequences:
- a CDS encoding ABC transporter substrate-binding protein has translation MRSTRGLSLVLGLAMLVGCGMGPEEKPVPVVGIVNANPAMGKAVAGFREEFGREQPGAGRGVRFVDPGQLAGPEQVDAALREMVAGKVDLVFVTSTPTALQAKEVLAGRDVPVVFAPVFNVLASGLMENPMRPGGFMTGIQGGGHAGKALEWHLRAVPHARRLLVPLLPADPSAQQCLAELQDAAFPLGVELLVREIQDETQLRSVSDGLPGDIDALWLLNSPKLIRLVKLFTEVAIAQGWVLSSATSQVEGGVMVSFGQDLTETGRRAGRLARRILEGVPPAQIPVEPAEYRLGINLGTARAAGVTIADEVLRQADIIVQ, from the coding sequence GTGCGCAGCACCCGAGGGCTGAGCCTGGTGCTCGGCCTGGCCATGCTGGTGGGATGCGGGATGGGGCCGGAAGAGAAGCCCGTCCCGGTGGTGGGCATCGTCAATGCGAACCCCGCCATGGGCAAGGCGGTGGCGGGCTTCCGGGAGGAGTTCGGCCGGGAGCAGCCCGGGGCCGGCCGGGGGGTGCGCTTTGTCGATCCTGGACAGCTGGCGGGCCCTGAACAGGTGGACGCCGCCCTTCGGGAGATGGTGGCAGGCAAGGTGGACCTGGTGTTCGTCACCTCCACGCCTACGGCTCTTCAGGCCAAGGAGGTCCTGGCCGGGCGGGACGTACCGGTGGTCTTCGCGCCGGTATTCAACGTCCTGGCTTCCGGGCTAATGGAGAACCCGATGCGGCCCGGTGGCTTCATGACCGGGATCCAGGGCGGTGGGCATGCAGGCAAGGCCCTGGAGTGGCATCTGCGGGCAGTGCCCCACGCGCGCCGCCTGCTGGTTCCTCTCTTGCCTGCCGACCCCAGTGCCCAGCAGTGTCTGGCCGAGCTCCAGGACGCCGCCTTTCCCTTGGGCGTGGAGCTGCTCGTCCGGGAGATCCAGGACGAGACCCAGCTGCGGTCGGTTTCGGACGGCCTCCCCGGGGACATCGATGCCTTGTGGCTTCTGAACTCACCCAAGCTGATTCGCCTGGTCAAGCTGTTCACCGAGGTGGCCATCGCGCAAGGCTGGGTGCTCTCCTCCGCCACCTCCCAGGTCGAGGGCGGGGTCATGGTGTCCTTTGGCCAGGATCTGACCGAGACGGGCCGGCGGGCCGGCCGCCTGGCCAGGCGCATCCTGGAGGGCGTGCCGCCCGCGCAGATCCCGGTGGAGCCCGCCGAGTACCGCTTGGGCATCAACCTGGGCACCGCCAGGGCCGCCGGGGTGACCATTGCGGACGAGGTCCTGCGCCAGGCCGACATCATCGTGCAATGA
- a CDS encoding response regulator — MQRILLVDDDTEFRTNLEEVLAEAGYEVAAASNGNEALELLRAESFDVALLDVMMPGIKGTDLLTALRLTRPRMRIIMLTAFATVENAVDAIHRGASDYIAKPFKIPNLLVAIRKALEDARFEESLGQLQLDHAIQSLSNSIRRGIISSLARVPGMRLMELTRELGVDDHTKVVFHLKILRESAVIEQGTDKGYRLTTAGHNLSSILKLLADRFPGS, encoded by the coding sequence ATGCAGCGGATCCTGCTTGTCGATGACGATACGGAGTTCAGGACCAATCTGGAGGAGGTCCTTGCCGAGGCCGGCTACGAGGTGGCGGCGGCCTCCAACGGCAATGAGGCCCTGGAGCTGCTGCGAGCGGAGAGCTTCGACGTCGCGCTGCTGGACGTGATGATGCCGGGCATCAAGGGGACTGACCTCCTGACGGCTTTGCGGCTGACCAGGCCGCGGATGCGGATCATCATGCTCACCGCCTTTGCCACGGTGGAGAATGCCGTGGATGCCATTCACCGGGGGGCCAGTGATTACATCGCCAAGCCGTTCAAGATTCCCAATCTCCTGGTGGCGATCCGCAAGGCGCTGGAGGACGCCCGGTTCGAGGAGAGCCTGGGCCAGCTGCAGCTGGACCATGCCATCCAGAGCCTTTCCAACTCCATCCGGCGGGGTATCATCTCGTCGCTGGCCCGGGTCCCCGGCATGCGGCTCATGGAATTGACGCGGGAGCTGGGCGTGGATGACCACACCAAGGTGGTCTTTCACCTGAAGATCCTGCGCGAATCGGCAGTCATCGAGCAGGGGACGGACAAGGGCTACCGTCTGACCACCGCTGGCCACAACCTGAGCTCCATCCTCAAGCTTCTGGCCGATCGCTTTCCGGGCAGCTGA
- a CDS encoding tetratricopeptide repeat protein encodes MPPTALVVLITSLLLAPHLWRPPSAPAAQPEAAGITADSQAGPVHKAPMSRDDQEKRAMALFSTIHDLAQGPDRTANLGRMTDLYQEIIDQCPDVPLAQESYWRLIEMDLRDYQPPRVAAALARRAQLRSRYPASPVLPAAEISMARALYLNGSWAELLQLSATATASPDRIDSKSPLWLFYRAESQSQLGDLTAARQGFQTLIDRYPDGQLAGRARQRLAELPGTGAAAP; translated from the coding sequence ATGCCGCCAACCGCTCTTGTCGTCCTGATCACGAGCCTTCTTCTTGCCCCCCATCTGTGGCGGCCGCCGTCTGCCCCCGCTGCCCAACCGGAGGCGGCAGGGATCACGGCCGATTCCCAGGCGGGCCCCGTGCACAAGGCGCCGATGTCCCGTGATGACCAGGAGAAGAGGGCCATGGCCCTCTTCTCCACCATCCACGACCTGGCGCAAGGACCGGACCGGACCGCGAACCTGGGGCGGATGACGGATCTGTACCAGGAGATCATCGACCAGTGTCCGGATGTGCCCCTGGCCCAGGAAAGCTACTGGCGCCTGATCGAGATGGATCTGCGGGACTATCAGCCGCCCCGGGTGGCGGCAGCGCTGGCACGCCGTGCCCAGCTCCGAAGCCGCTATCCCGCCTCCCCGGTGCTGCCGGCCGCAGAGATCTCCATGGCCAGGGCGTTGTATTTGAACGGCTCCTGGGCCGAGCTCCTGCAGTTGTCTGCTACCGCCACCGCATCCCCGGACAGGATCGACAGCAAGTCGCCCCTGTGGCTGTTCTACCGTGCCGAGTCCCAGAGCCAGCTGGGCGACCTGACGGCAGCCCGCCAGGGATTCCAGACATTGATCGACCGCTACCCCGATGGGCAGTTGGCCGGCCGGGCCCGGCAGCGCCTCGCCGAGCTGCCGGGAACCGGCGCAGCTGCCCCGTGA
- a CDS encoding PilZ domain-containing protein codes for METRQYCRLDRPLVLSLRRQGSQAPFCMAQSQDLSQGGLCLVCEQCLPPGAHLELVVQFPFRLTSRVRLSGRVTSCTEVGAGHRRLFRLGVAFCQLPSDLFLELSLFLDRLAAQRAPCRPTPPSRTLRNAGNAG; via the coding sequence ATGGAAACGCGCCAGTACTGCCGTCTTGACCGCCCGCTGGTCCTGAGCCTGCGGCGGCAAGGATCCCAGGCTCCCTTTTGCATGGCCCAGAGTCAGGACCTGAGCCAGGGTGGCCTCTGTCTGGTCTGCGAGCAGTGCCTGCCTCCAGGAGCCCACCTGGAGCTGGTGGTCCAGTTTCCGTTCCGCCTGACCTCCCGGGTTCGCCTCAGCGGCCGGGTGACCTCATGCACCGAGGTCGGAGCAGGGCACCGCCGCCTCTTCCGTCTGGGCGTCGCCTTCTGCCAGCTGCCCTCGGATCTCTTTCTGGAGCTGTCCCTGTTTCTGGACAGGCTCGCGGCCCAACGTGCCCCCTGCCGTCCGACTCCCCCCAGCCGGACCCTGCGCAACGCCGGAAACGCTGGCTGA
- a CDS encoding cytochrome c3 family protein, with protein sequence MHDGRIMALAMGMVLCWESTSHARVSGLCSNCHTMHNSQAGAAVVASGTGAGWSGGSLSGGTGSGPQGALLVTDCVGCHTSSAGATIVSVADSRIPIVYNLVPPADPLAGGNFYWVAALGDEHGHNVRGVSARDAALEVAPGAVGCANSCHVSLTLTDAQTTGGRKNGCQGCHNSVRHHGGDPAGQPVGADGGWYRFLAAPSGHDFLGGAGVTGIEDPDWEQSPTGTAHNTYYGGDGSDNQSPQSIGKFCAGCHYNFHSPGFATTFMGTDNGGGASPWLRHPADAVIPGEAGSEYTSYTVYDPQVPVGRPEPTLTGFAANVVRPGTDKVICLSCHRAHGSPFPDMLRWDRTAMVVGTTGAAAGTGCFKCHSTKDGI encoded by the coding sequence ATGCACGACGGACGGATCATGGCTCTGGCGATGGGCATGGTGCTGTGCTGGGAATCGACCAGTCACGCTCGGGTGAGCGGCCTGTGCAGCAATTGCCACACCATGCACAACAGCCAGGCCGGCGCCGCGGTGGTGGCCAGTGGCACCGGGGCGGGCTGGAGCGGCGGCAGCCTGAGCGGTGGCACCGGTAGCGGCCCCCAGGGCGCCCTCCTGGTCACCGACTGCGTCGGCTGCCACACAAGCAGTGCCGGGGCAACCATCGTCAGTGTCGCCGATTCCCGCATTCCCATCGTCTACAATCTGGTTCCGCCCGCCGACCCGCTGGCTGGAGGCAACTTCTACTGGGTGGCCGCGCTGGGCGACGAGCACGGCCACAACGTCCGGGGCGTCTCGGCCAGAGACGCCGCCCTCGAGGTGGCGCCGGGCGCGGTCGGCTGCGCCAACAGCTGCCATGTCTCCCTGACCCTGACCGATGCCCAGACCACCGGCGGCCGCAAGAACGGCTGCCAGGGCTGCCACAACAGCGTCAGGCACCACGGCGGCGACCCGGCCGGCCAGCCGGTGGGCGCAGACGGCGGCTGGTACCGCTTCCTGGCCGCCCCCTCCGGTCACGATTTCCTGGGCGGTGCCGGTGTCACTGGCATCGAGGATCCTGACTGGGAGCAGAGCCCGACCGGTACCGCTCACAACACCTATTACGGCGGCGACGGCTCGGACAACCAGAGTCCGCAATCGATTGGCAAGTTTTGTGCCGGCTGCCACTACAACTTCCACTCTCCCGGCTTTGCCACCACCTTCATGGGCACCGACAACGGCGGCGGCGCCAGCCCCTGGCTGCGGCACCCCGCCGATGCGGTCATTCCCGGCGAGGCGGGGTCCGAGTACACCAGCTACACGGTCTATGACCCCCAGGTGCCGGTGGGCCGGCCGGAGCCGACCCTGACCGGTTTTGCGGCCAACGTCGTACGTCCAGGCACCGACAAGGTCATCTGCCTGTCCTGCCACCGCGCCCATGGCAGTCCTTTCCCGGACATGCTGCGCTGGGACCGGACAGCCATGGTGGTGGGCACCACCGGCGCCGCCGCCGGCACGGGCTGTTTCAAATGTCATTCCACCAAGGACGGGATCTGA
- the panD gene encoding aspartate 1-decarboxylase, whose product MMRSMLKSKIHRATVTDANLRYEGSLTVDRALMDAVGLLPFEAVDVYDINNGERFSTYVIEGPPDSGIICVNGAAARKVAVGDLVIVASYAFYSDAELADFQPAIILLDADNRIRRQLAPHPFADADRE is encoded by the coding sequence ATGATGCGCTCGATGCTGAAATCGAAGATCCACCGGGCCACGGTTACCGACGCCAACCTCCGGTACGAGGGGAGTCTGACCGTGGACCGGGCCCTCATGGACGCCGTCGGCCTGCTGCCGTTCGAGGCGGTGGATGTCTATGACATCAACAACGGAGAACGGTTCAGCACCTATGTGATCGAAGGCCCGCCCGACTCGGGAATCATCTGTGTGAACGGCGCCGCCGCCCGCAAGGTGGCGGTCGGCGACCTGGTGATCGTGGCCAGCTACGCCTTCTATTCCGATGCCGAGCTGGCGGATTTCCAGCCGGCCATCATCCTCCTGGATGCAGACAACCGCATCCGCCGCCAGCTCGCCCCCCACCCCTTCGCCGACGCCGACCGCGAATAG
- a CDS encoding ATP-binding protein codes for MTGAFLLLSLGPLHILGVVFLWQSWSLQLEQAVRLQMEISERVAATIVSYFERLEDHLLTVLGTERLVSLSLDQQRWLLEHARSHRMSSTDHPQEAFQELALLDSRGVERARVSRTAVVTGPDLRDRSQDDAFVVPMISSATYFGPVHFHADLGEPTMTMAVPIQDLVQDRRRGVLAAEIRLRELWGLITQLRIGDKGEAYLVDASGAVVAHRDPSVVLRGTRTMLPERQGLRQGLSGRWVVSASRPVALGGQRLVIVTERPLLEAVGFTLFLSLTITLCVALAVGLVATLAILVRRRIVAPIELLARVSQAISSGDLSRRVEFASDNELGLLADSFNRMAARLTGTISALEAGIVAREEANAELAAEMERRHQAERQWQESEARMAAIVRAFDGFLYLVDARGRIQFMNQRLIEHLGRDATGEQCFEALHDVVPPCPWCVRDAGVVRETLRVEGRAPRNGRWYYAVSTPVQHADGSFSQQIMLLDITDRKLAEQRLVEAHERLLTVFDSLDAAVYVADMTTYELLVVNRKVREAFGEVEGRLCYAALQEGQTGPCSFCTNDRLLDEAGWPTGVCQWETRNPVTGRWYDLRDQAIPWLDGRMVRMEIATDITERKLMEESLAAEKERLAVTLAAIAEGVLATDTGGRVVLMNRVAAELTGWDPVEAMTRTVAEVLPLLDEASRGPLPIAEPQAADTGHSEGRFQEALLRCRSGQERPIAVAATPIFDQSQIRLGAVWVFRDVTEERRLARQLLEVERLRSLGTLAAGVAHEINNPLASASLNLQVLLQRLESRSEEDRQACLPKLLSAERNIERASTIARELLQFSRPDRPGCSTQPLGLCEVLSHSLALIEDRLGGVVVDLRCEGLPEVPGDPSRLQQVFTNLLINAVEAMPAGGRVSITGQCLGDQVEIAISDEGAGIPPAQLGRIMDPFFTTKEPGKGTGLGLFVSYWIVRQHGGMLRLENRPGGGATAFITLPVWRGHAADPACR; via the coding sequence TTGACGGGAGCCTTCCTGCTGCTGAGCCTGGGGCCGTTGCACATCCTGGGCGTTGTCTTCCTGTGGCAGAGCTGGTCCCTGCAGTTGGAGCAGGCTGTGCGCCTGCAGATGGAGATCTCGGAGCGGGTGGCGGCGACCATCGTCAGCTATTTCGAGCGCCTCGAGGATCACCTCCTGACGGTGCTGGGCACGGAGCGTCTGGTCTCCCTGAGCCTCGACCAGCAGCGTTGGCTCCTGGAGCACGCGCGCTCCCATCGCATGAGCTCGACCGACCACCCCCAGGAAGCATTCCAGGAGCTGGCGCTTCTCGACAGCCGTGGCGTAGAGCGGGCGCGGGTATCCCGGACTGCGGTGGTCACCGGCCCTGACCTGCGGGATCGCTCCCAGGATGACGCATTTGTCGTGCCCATGATCAGCTCTGCGACGTATTTCGGACCGGTCCATTTCCACGCGGACCTGGGGGAGCCGACCATGACCATGGCGGTCCCGATTCAGGATCTGGTGCAGGACCGCCGCCGCGGGGTGCTGGCAGCAGAGATTCGCCTGCGGGAGCTGTGGGGGCTCATCACCCAGCTGCGGATCGGGGACAAGGGAGAGGCGTATCTCGTCGACGCGAGCGGCGCGGTGGTGGCCCATCGGGATCCATCCGTGGTGCTGCGCGGCACCCGGACCATGCTGCCGGAGCGGCAGGGGCTCCGGCAGGGCCTGTCCGGCAGGTGGGTGGTGTCCGCTTCTCGGCCGGTGGCGCTGGGCGGCCAACGCCTCGTCATTGTGACGGAAAGGCCCCTCCTGGAGGCCGTGGGCTTCACCCTCTTTCTTTCCCTGACCATCACCCTGTGTGTGGCCCTGGCGGTGGGCCTGGTGGCGACCCTGGCCATCCTGGTGCGGCGGCGGATCGTGGCGCCCATCGAGCTTCTGGCCAGAGTTTCCCAGGCCATCAGCAGCGGCGATTTGTCGCGGCGGGTGGAATTCGCCAGCGACAACGAGCTGGGACTCCTGGCCGACAGCTTCAACCGCATGGCGGCCCGCCTGACTGGGACCATCAGCGCGCTGGAGGCGGGGATCGTCGCCCGGGAAGAGGCCAATGCTGAGCTGGCAGCGGAGATGGAGCGTCGCCATCAGGCGGAGCGCCAGTGGCAGGAGAGCGAGGCCCGCATGGCCGCCATCGTGCGAGCCTTTGACGGTTTCCTCTATCTGGTCGATGCCAGGGGGCGGATCCAATTCATGAACCAGCGCCTCATCGAGCACCTGGGGCGTGACGCCACCGGCGAGCAGTGCTTCGAGGCCCTCCATGATGTCGTTCCCCCATGCCCCTGGTGCGTGCGGGATGCCGGGGTGGTCCGGGAGACGCTGCGCGTCGAGGGGCGCGCCCCCAGGAACGGCCGCTGGTACTACGCGGTGAGCACGCCGGTGCAGCACGCTGACGGTTCGTTCTCGCAGCAGATCATGCTCCTCGACATCACCGACCGGAAGCTGGCGGAGCAGCGGCTGGTAGAGGCCCACGAGCGGCTGCTGACCGTCTTCGACAGCCTGGATGCGGCGGTCTATGTTGCCGACATGACCACCTACGAGCTGCTGGTGGTGAACCGCAAGGTCAGGGAAGCCTTCGGCGAGGTGGAGGGACGACTGTGCTACGCGGCCCTGCAGGAGGGGCAGACCGGTCCCTGCTCCTTCTGCACGAACGATCGGCTCCTGGACGAAGCCGGCTGGCCCACCGGGGTCTGCCAGTGGGAGACCAGGAACCCGGTCACCGGTCGCTGGTACGACCTGCGGGATCAGGCCATTCCCTGGCTGGATGGCCGCATGGTACGCATGGAGATCGCCACCGATATTACCGAGCGCAAGCTCATGGAGGAGAGCTTGGCTGCCGAGAAGGAGAGGCTGGCGGTGACCCTGGCGGCCATTGCCGAAGGGGTGCTGGCCACCGATACTGGCGGTCGGGTCGTGCTCATGAACCGGGTGGCCGCGGAGCTGACCGGCTGGGATCCGGTCGAGGCCATGACCAGGACGGTGGCCGAAGTGCTGCCGCTGCTGGATGAGGCCTCCCGTGGGCCCCTGCCCATCGCCGAGCCGCAGGCAGCGGACACCGGCCACAGCGAAGGGCGGTTTCAGGAGGCGCTGCTACGCTGCCGCAGCGGCCAGGAACGGCCGATCGCCGTGGCGGCGACGCCCATTTTTGACCAGAGCCAGATCCGACTGGGCGCGGTGTGGGTCTTCCGGGACGTTACCGAAGAGCGACGCCTGGCCCGCCAGCTGCTGGAGGTGGAGCGGCTCCGCTCTCTGGGCACCCTGGCAGCCGGGGTGGCCCACGAGATCAACAACCCCCTGGCCAGTGCCTCCCTCAATCTCCAGGTTCTGCTCCAGAGGCTGGAGTCCCGCTCGGAGGAGGACCGGCAGGCCTGTCTGCCCAAGCTGCTGTCGGCGGAGCGCAACATCGAGCGGGCCTCCACCATCGCCCGGGAGCTTCTCCAGTTCTCCCGCCCCGACCGCCCCGGCTGCAGCACCCAGCCCCTCGGACTTTGCGAGGTTCTCTCCCACAGTCTGGCCCTCATCGAGGACCGTCTGGGGGGCGTGGTGGTCGATCTGCGGTGCGAAGGCCTCCCGGAGGTGCCAGGCGATCCCTCGCGGCTGCAACAGGTGTTCACCAATCTGCTGATCAACGCCGTCGAGGCAATGCCCGCCGGCGGCCGGGTCAGTATCACGGGCCAGTGCCTGGGCGACCAGGTCGAGATCGCCATCAGCGACGAGGGCGCAGGTATTCCGCCCGCACAGCTCGGCCGGATCATGGATCCGTTCTTCACCACCAAGGAGCCCGGCAAGGGCACTGGTCTCGGGCTTTTCGTCTCCTACTGGATCGTCCGGCAGCACGGTGGGATGCTGCGGCTGGAGAACAGACCGGGCGGCGGGGCTACAGCATTCATCACTCTACCTGTCTGGAGGGGCCATGCAGCGGATCCTGCTTGTCGATGA